In Haloterrigena turkmenica DSM 5511, a single genomic region encodes these proteins:
- a CDS encoding potassium channel family protein, whose translation MSSDEGGALSKRPLLRRALLPMIVFCVVVAVTIGGFVALADIDLVEAAYWLITPENIGIHFRDHSGPETVTKGFAVVSRLAQIVTGLWIGQTVASALFGGQLTEELKRVTQEKKIATFSDHVVICGYGMFGETIAYQLNGAGKDVVVIESDDDKASQVERDGHLVIDGDARQEPTLERAGIEDAATVVAAIDDSNVNLQISVLASQLAPEATLIVRVGEQTYASTARRAGADTVVIPEIMSGSDIAGELTD comes from the coding sequence ATGTCCTCCGACGAGGGCGGGGCGCTGTCGAAGCGGCCGCTGTTGCGACGAGCGCTGTTGCCGATGATCGTGTTCTGTGTGGTGGTCGCGGTGACGATCGGAGGGTTCGTCGCGCTCGCCGACATCGATCTCGTCGAAGCGGCCTACTGGCTGATCACGCCGGAGAACATCGGCATCCACTTCCGGGACCACTCGGGGCCCGAGACCGTGACCAAGGGGTTCGCGGTGGTCTCCCGACTGGCGCAGATCGTCACCGGGCTGTGGATCGGCCAGACCGTCGCGTCGGCCCTGTTCGGGGGACAGCTCACGGAGGAACTCAAACGCGTGACCCAAGAGAAGAAGATAGCGACGTTCTCCGACCACGTAGTGATCTGTGGCTACGGCATGTTCGGAGAGACCATCGCATACCAGTTGAACGGAGCGGGGAAGGACGTCGTCGTCATCGAGAGCGACGACGACAAAGCGAGTCAGGTCGAACGCGACGGCCACCTCGTCATCGACGGCGACGCGCGCCAGGAGCCGACCCTCGAGCGCGCCGGGATCGAGGACGCGGCGACCGTCGTCGCGGCGATCGACGATTCGAACGTCAACCTCCAGATCAGCGTCCTCGCGAGCCAGCTCGCGCCCGAGGCGACGCTCATCGTCCGCGTCGGCGAGCAGACGTACGCGTCGACGGCCCGCCGCGCGGGCGCCGACACCGTGGTCATCCCGGAGATCATGAGCGGGAGCGACATCGCCGGCGAGCTGACGGACTGA
- a CDS encoding nucleoside hydrolase yields the protein MSRPVLIDTDPGCDDAVALLAALEHASLEVVGLTTVHGNAPVEDTTRNARAILEAVDRTDVPVARGADRPLLVDLETSEYVHGGGGLRGDLPDPGPATEPGDVHAARRIVEQARAHDGDLALATIGPLTNVALAHAMEPALPELLDELIVMGGAAFASGNVTPLAEANFHSDPHAARRVVRDCEPTIVGLDVTARAAVPPERVDGLERDGPLGRSLYEWLTYYDADRLERYGIESAAIHDALVIAELIDDGVLETRSYPMEVAADGDLARGALVVDENGVTGAAENGEVAIEADYERYRELMSASLERVLERIEAEP from the coding sequence ATGAGCCGTCCCGTGCTGATCGATACGGATCCGGGTTGCGACGACGCCGTGGCGCTCCTGGCCGCCCTCGAGCACGCGTCCCTCGAGGTCGTCGGGCTGACGACCGTCCACGGGAACGCGCCGGTCGAGGACACGACGCGAAACGCCCGCGCGATCCTCGAGGCGGTCGACCGGACGGACGTCCCCGTCGCGAGGGGCGCCGACCGGCCGCTGCTGGTCGACCTCGAGACGTCCGAATACGTCCACGGTGGGGGCGGGCTCCGCGGTGACCTTCCGGATCCGGGGCCGGCGACCGAGCCGGGCGACGTCCACGCCGCACGGCGCATCGTCGAGCAGGCCCGCGCCCACGACGGCGACCTCGCGCTCGCAACGATCGGCCCGCTGACGAACGTCGCGCTCGCCCACGCGATGGAACCCGCCTTGCCCGAGTTACTCGACGAACTGATCGTCATGGGCGGCGCGGCCTTCGCGTCGGGGAACGTCACGCCGCTGGCGGAGGCGAACTTCCACTCCGATCCCCACGCCGCCCGCCGGGTCGTCCGGGACTGCGAGCCGACGATAGTCGGGCTTGACGTGACGGCGCGGGCCGCGGTCCCGCCCGAGCGGGTCGACGGGCTCGAGCGGGACGGGCCGCTGGGACGGTCGCTTTACGAGTGGCTCACCTACTACGACGCCGACCGCCTCGAGCGCTACGGCATCGAATCGGCCGCGATCCACGACGCGCTCGTGATCGCAGAACTGATCGACGACGGCGTGCTCGAAACCCGATCGTATCCGATGGAGGTCGCTGCCGACGGCGACCTCGCGCGGGGCGCGCTGGTCGTCGACGAGAACGGCGTGACCGGGGCGGCGGAAAACGGCGAGGTAGCGATCGAGGCCGACTACGAGCGGTACCGGGAACTGATGAGCGCGTCGCTCGAGCGCGTTCTCGAGCGGATCGAAGCGGAACCGTGA
- a CDS encoding sulfatase family protein, which yields MPPHIVLIHCHDLGKYVGCCGAGVETPRIDGLAAAGVRFDRHFVTAPQCSPSRSSLMTGRHPHQNGMLGLAHGNWEVGPHERFLPELLGEAGYETHRFGLQHVTEYPERLGYDLTHNEESLTSETPTSVHEGARARTVAADVAGWLEAGDRDDPFFASVGFFELHRIAVDGGFSFDGERYDAPDPNAVEPLEFLPDRPGIRSDIAGMNGMVRAIDDGVGTIVDALENEGLAEDTLLLFTTEHGLAMPRAKGTCFDAGIEAALLMAQPGTLASGRVVDDLVSNVDVFATLLDIGDAPVPGVDTDGDDIAGQSFAPQLFDGGNGGGTNGAAGKDAYKPRDRVFSGMTWHDRYNPIRAIRTDRWKYIRNFWHLPAVYMTTDVFCSAAGREVHEDYYGVQRPYEELYDLEADPLERENLAAGDDPDDPATETVRDELRTDLLEWMDATGDPLLEGPVLPNNWETVHPRLEDDRDDIRR from the coding sequence ATGCCGCCACACATCGTTCTCATCCACTGCCACGATCTGGGGAAGTACGTGGGCTGTTGCGGCGCCGGCGTCGAGACGCCACGGATCGACGGCCTCGCCGCGGCGGGCGTCCGGTTCGATCGCCACTTCGTGACGGCCCCGCAGTGTTCGCCGAGTCGCTCGAGTCTGATGACCGGCCGTCACCCCCACCAGAACGGGATGCTCGGACTCGCCCACGGCAACTGGGAGGTCGGCCCCCACGAGCGATTCCTGCCGGAGTTACTCGGCGAGGCCGGCTACGAGACGCACCGCTTCGGACTCCAGCACGTCACCGAGTACCCCGAACGACTCGGCTACGATCTGACGCACAACGAGGAGTCCCTGACGAGCGAAACCCCGACGTCGGTCCACGAGGGCGCCCGCGCACGCACCGTCGCCGCCGACGTCGCGGGGTGGCTCGAGGCGGGCGACCGCGACGATCCGTTCTTCGCCTCGGTCGGCTTCTTCGAACTCCACCGCATCGCGGTGGACGGCGGGTTCAGCTTCGACGGCGAGCGGTACGACGCCCCCGATCCCAACGCGGTCGAGCCCCTCGAGTTCCTCCCCGATCGGCCCGGTATCCGGTCGGACATCGCCGGAATGAACGGGATGGTCCGCGCGATCGACGACGGCGTCGGAACGATCGTCGACGCCCTCGAGAACGAGGGACTGGCCGAAGACACCCTCCTGCTCTTCACGACCGAACACGGGCTGGCGATGCCGCGCGCGAAGGGCACCTGTTTCGACGCCGGCATCGAGGCGGCTCTGCTGATGGCCCAACCGGGAACCCTCGCGTCGGGCCGGGTCGTCGACGACCTCGTGAGCAACGTCGACGTCTTCGCGACGCTGCTCGATATCGGGGACGCGCCGGTCCCCGGCGTCGACACCGATGGGGACGACATCGCGGGGCAGAGTTTCGCGCCGCAGTTGTTCGACGGCGGGAACGGCGGCGGCACGAACGGAGCCGCTGGCAAGGACGCCTACAAGCCCCGCGACCGGGTCTTCTCGGGGATGACCTGGCACGATCGATACAACCCGATCCGGGCCATCCGAACCGACCGCTGGAAGTATATCCGTAATTTCTGGCACCTACCCGCAGTCTACATGACGACGGACGTCTTCTGCAGCGCGGCGGGTCGGGAGGTCCACGAGGACTACTACGGCGTGCAGCGACCCTACGAGGAACTATACGACCTCGAGGCCGACCCGCTCGAGCGGGAGAACCTCGCGGCGGGGGACGACCCGGACGATCCGGCTACCGAGACCGTTCGCGACGAGCTTCGAACGGACCTGCTCGAGTGGATGGACGCGACCGGTGATCCGCTGCTTGAGGGCCCCGTGCTGCCGAACAACTGGGAGACGGTCCACCCCCGGCTGGAGGACGACCGCGACGACATCCGGCGGTAA
- a CDS encoding sulfatase, protein MRNVVLVVLDTARATSTGPKTTPNLNRLAADGTHFDNAFATAPWTLPSHASMFTGTYPSEHGTHGGHTYLDDELRTLPESFADSGYETIGVSNNTWITEEFGFDRGFDDLRKGWQYIQSDADMGAVVRGEDLREKLQATRNRLFDGNPLVNAANILYSEALQPAGDDGADRSTTWITNWLDDRDDSRPFFLFCNFIEPHVEYDPPREYAERFLPDGASVDEALAIRQDPRAYDCEDYGLSERDFALLRGLYRAELAYVDEQLGRLRAALEDAGEWEDTLFVVCGDHGEHIGDHGFFGHQYNLYDTLINVPLVCHGGPFTDGGQREDLVQLLDLPATLLETAGIDDPELRAQWSSRSFHPASDDDPRDAVFAEYVAPQPSIDRLEARFDELPDRVYEYDRRLRAVRTREYKYVRGDDGYDRLHDVETDPLERDDIAAREPEQVRAMQRRLEERFDPLAEAGESGEVEMREGTKERLADLGYL, encoded by the coding sequence GTGCGGAACGTCGTGCTCGTCGTCCTCGATACCGCACGGGCGACGAGTACGGGGCCGAAGACGACGCCGAATCTGAACCGCCTCGCGGCCGACGGAACCCACTTCGACAACGCCTTCGCGACCGCACCCTGGACGCTCCCGTCTCACGCCTCGATGTTCACCGGGACCTATCCCTCCGAGCACGGCACCCACGGCGGACACACCTATCTCGACGACGAGTTGCGGACCCTCCCAGAGTCCTTCGCCGATTCCGGATACGAGACGATCGGCGTCTCGAACAACACCTGGATCACCGAGGAGTTCGGCTTCGACCGCGGCTTCGACGACCTCCGGAAGGGCTGGCAGTACATCCAGTCCGACGCGGACATGGGCGCCGTCGTCCGCGGCGAGGACCTCCGGGAAAAGCTCCAGGCGACCCGGAACCGGCTCTTCGACGGCAACCCGCTGGTCAACGCCGCGAACATCCTCTACAGCGAGGCCCTCCAGCCCGCGGGCGACGACGGCGCCGACCGATCGACGACCTGGATCACCAACTGGCTCGACGATCGCGACGACAGCCGTCCGTTCTTCCTGTTCTGTAACTTCATCGAACCCCACGTCGAGTACGATCCGCCCCGCGAGTACGCCGAGCGGTTCCTCCCAGACGGCGCGAGCGTCGACGAGGCACTCGCCATCCGGCAGGACCCCCGCGCCTACGACTGCGAGGACTACGGCCTCTCCGAACGGGACTTCGCCCTGCTCCGCGGGCTCTACCGGGCCGAACTCGCCTACGTCGACGAGCAGCTCGGACGGCTCCGGGCGGCCCTCGAGGACGCCGGCGAGTGGGAGGACACCCTCTTCGTCGTCTGCGGCGACCACGGCGAGCACATCGGCGACCACGGCTTCTTCGGCCACCAGTACAACCTCTACGACACCCTGATCAACGTCCCGCTGGTCTGCCACGGCGGCCCCTTCACCGACGGCGGCCAGCGCGAGGACCTCGTCCAGTTGCTCGACCTCCCCGCCACGCTGCTCGAGACCGCGGGGATCGACGATCCCGAACTGCGCGCGCAGTGGTCCAGCCGCTCGTTCCACCCCGCGTCGGACGACGACCCCCGAGACGCCGTCTTCGCGGAGTACGTCGCCCCCCAGCCCTCGATCGACCGCCTCGAGGCCCGCTTCGACGAACTTCCCGACCGCGTCTACGAGTACGACCGTCGCCTCCGGGCCGTCCGGACGCGCGAGTACAAGTACGTCCGCGGCGACGACGGGTACGACCGGCTCCACGACGTCGAGACCGACCCGCTCGAGCGCGACGACATCGCCGCACGGGAGCCCGAGCAGGTGCGAGCGATGCAGCGGCGCCTCGAGGAGCGGTTCGACCCGCTCGCCGAGGCCGGCGAGAGCGGCGAGGTCGAGATGCGCGAGGGGACCAAGGAGCGACTCGCGGATCTGGGGTATCTCTAA
- a CDS encoding heavy metal translocating P-type ATPase, with amino-acid sequence MSETRTDRDRCRLCGTALEESPGEPVSAGADGPFCSTGCRDIAAELGAGEGGADGDPGFADEERTNADETLEDDRSTDLERSFFRIDGMHSAQCEAYLESVAEGRDGVADAAASYVTETVRVDHDSDRITAEALEDALSTTGYTAYRREEAAEDDDAASDESTTRRSREMQGVRKRRSENVLEVRYIVGIVFGSFLLVPYVTTFYPMYLAAFTDYWLFEQFAQQFDSGEVSLYAPLFMGMTGAILYLTGRPLLRGAYVSLKLREPSTHLLATLTIVAAYAAGGIAFVRGGPDLYFDLTILVAAIVMGAIFYEETVKRDALNRLTDLTISQVGTARVLESDGATREVPVADIAADDRLLVRAGERIPVDGRLAEGPCTVDEAVVTGESLPVSKTDGDPVIGGSVVTDGAAVVAVDDETTSSIDRLTRTVWNLQSADHGVQRRADALAGTALPIVVAAAVVAGLAAVVLDGTVFGVAAAVCLALIAASPWAFAFATPISIASSIRDALERGIVVFDESVFERLREIDVVVFDKTGTLTTGEMTVLEADAPEDLLRAAAAVERRASHPAATAIADAFGDSNDAAPDTRADGGVVDDATDSEESEDGAESRTVREFERHATGVEGIVDGRRVLVGHPDLFRERGWDLGDELADRIAEARAAGHLPVVVGREGRAEGLIVVGDEPRPEWAETVTALADEGVDVVVLTGDDGSAAASFREHSGVTRVFANVPPAGKTAAIRRLRAEGRVAMVGDGTNDAPALAAADLGLSLGGGTALAADAADLAIVEDDLAAVERAFALARAARRRVVRNLGLALGYNAIVIPVALAGLLNPVVTTGALTVTGLAIVGNSLRELVGDE; translated from the coding sequence GTGAGCGAAACGCGAACGGACCGGGATCGGTGTCGCCTCTGTGGAACCGCGCTCGAGGAGTCGCCCGGCGAGCCCGTCTCCGCGGGAGCCGACGGCCCGTTCTGCTCGACAGGGTGTCGGGATATCGCCGCGGAGCTCGGCGCCGGCGAGGGCGGTGCGGACGGCGATCCGGGATTCGCCGACGAGGAGCGAACGAACGCTGACGAGACACTCGAGGACGATCGCTCCACGGATCTCGAGCGGTCGTTCTTCCGGATCGATGGGATGCACTCGGCGCAGTGCGAGGCGTACCTCGAGTCGGTCGCCGAGGGTCGCGACGGCGTCGCGGACGCGGCGGCCAGTTACGTCACGGAGACGGTCCGGGTCGATCACGATTCCGATCGGATCACGGCCGAGGCGCTCGAGGACGCGCTGAGCACGACCGGCTACACGGCCTACCGCCGCGAGGAGGCCGCCGAGGACGACGACGCGGCGAGCGACGAGAGCACGACCCGCCGGTCTCGCGAGATGCAGGGGGTCCGGAAACGTCGCTCGGAGAACGTCCTCGAGGTCCGCTACATCGTCGGGATCGTCTTCGGCTCGTTTCTGCTGGTTCCGTACGTCACGACGTTCTACCCGATGTATCTCGCCGCGTTCACCGACTACTGGCTGTTCGAACAGTTCGCACAGCAGTTCGACAGCGGCGAGGTCAGCCTCTACGCCCCGCTGTTCATGGGGATGACCGGTGCCATTCTCTACCTGACCGGCCGGCCGCTCCTGCGGGGGGCGTACGTGAGCCTGAAGCTCCGCGAGCCGAGCACGCACCTGCTGGCGACGCTGACCATCGTGGCCGCCTACGCCGCCGGAGGAATCGCCTTCGTCCGCGGCGGACCGGATCTCTACTTCGACCTTACGATCCTCGTCGCCGCGATCGTGATGGGCGCGATCTTCTACGAGGAGACGGTCAAACGCGACGCCCTGAACCGGCTGACCGACCTCACGATCTCGCAGGTCGGTACGGCCCGGGTCCTCGAGTCCGACGGAGCGACGCGGGAGGTGCCGGTCGCGGACATCGCGGCCGACGACCGCCTGCTCGTTCGCGCGGGCGAGCGCATCCCGGTCGACGGCCGCCTCGCCGAGGGGCCGTGTACCGTCGACGAGGCGGTCGTCACCGGCGAGTCGCTGCCGGTCTCGAAGACCGACGGCGACCCGGTTATCGGCGGCTCGGTCGTCACCGATGGCGCCGCGGTCGTCGCCGTCGACGACGAGACGACGAGCAGCATCGACCGGCTGACGCGGACCGTCTGGAACCTCCAGAGCGCGGACCACGGCGTCCAGCGCCGGGCCGACGCGCTCGCCGGCACCGCGCTTCCGATCGTCGTCGCCGCGGCCGTCGTCGCGGGGCTGGCCGCCGTTGTCCTCGACGGAACCGTGTTCGGGGTCGCCGCGGCCGTCTGTCTGGCGCTCATCGCCGCGAGCCCGTGGGCGTTCGCGTTCGCGACGCCGATATCGATCGCCTCGAGCATCCGCGACGCCCTCGAGCGCGGGATCGTCGTCTTCGACGAGAGCGTCTTCGAACGCCTGCGCGAGATCGACGTCGTCGTCTTCGACAAGACGGGGACGCTGACGACCGGCGAGATGACCGTCCTCGAGGCCGACGCGCCGGAGGATCTTCTTCGAGCGGCCGCCGCGGTCGAGCGCCGGGCCTCGCATCCGGCGGCCACGGCGATCGCGGACGCCTTCGGGGACTCGAATGACGCCGCACCGGACACTCGAGCCGATGGCGGCGTCGTCGACGACGCCACGGACAGCGAGGAGAGCGAGGACGGCGCCGAATCCAGAACAGTTCGAGAGTTCGAGCGCCACGCCACCGGCGTCGAGGGGATCGTCGACGGCCGGCGGGTCCTCGTCGGTCACCCCGACCTCTTCCGGGAGCGGGGATGGGACCTCGGGGACGAACTCGCAGACCGCATCGCCGAGGCGCGGGCGGCCGGCCACTTGCCCGTCGTCGTCGGTCGGGAGGGTCGCGCGGAGGGGCTCATCGTCGTCGGTGACGAGCCCCGACCAGAGTGGGCGGAGACGGTGACGGCGCTGGCCGACGAGGGCGTCGACGTCGTGGTCCTCACCGGTGACGACGGCTCGGCGGCGGCTAGCTTCCGGGAGCATTCGGGCGTCACGCGGGTCTTCGCGAACGTCCCGCCCGCGGGCAAGACCGCGGCGATCCGCCGGCTGCGCGCCGAAGGTCGCGTGGCGATGGTCGGCGACGGCACCAACGACGCGCCGGCGCTGGCGGCGGCGGATCTGGGACTCTCGCTGGGCGGCGGGACGGCGCTGGCCGCCGACGCGGCCGATCTCGCGATCGTCGAGGACGACCTCGCCGCGGTCGAGCGCGCGTTCGCCCTCGCGCGGGCCGCCCGCCGTCGAGTCGTTCGGAACCTCGGCCTGGCGCTGGGCTACAACGCGATCGTGATCCCCGTCGCGCTGGCGGGCCTGCTGAATCCGGTCGTCACGACCGGCGCGCTGACCGTCACCGGGCTGGCGATCGTCGGCAACTCCCTGCGCGAACTGGTCGGCGACGAGTGA